From the genome of Gammaproteobacteria bacterium:
CGCCGGGAAGCCTGCCAGGCGCGTGAGCATGGTCTGCTTTCTCACGTTGCGTCCCGCCGCTTCGGCCTTGAGCAACCCCTCCAGGAAGTCGCTATAGGCCGTTCCCTGCTGTGCGGCGTCCTGTGCGGCCACCGGGTACGCCTGAGCCACGAACGGCAGGTTGAGCGTCTCGCACAGTGTCAGCATTCTTTCGTGCGGGAGGTTCATGCGGCCACCGCCTGTTCAAGCAGGCGCTCGTACACCGCCAGTGGGTGTTGCGCAGGCAACACCTGTGCAATCCGTTCGATGACCACCCCGGGCCGCTCTGTAGGCCCTGCCGTCACCTCACGCTGGGGACGCGCCGCACACGGATGTCGCCACGCCAGGGGCTGGGTAGCGGTTGCAGGCATTCTTCCGGCAAGCGTTTGGAGGGCTGAATGTGCGTCGTACCATGGACGCGTTCATTGGCGATGTCTTTTAACCAGCGACGCACCTGGACATTGGCCGTCACCGCATCCAGTGTCAGCCCGCCTGCTTGAGCTGCGCCACCAGCGGCACATAAAACGAGCGGCGCAGATAGCCGTTGAAGCGCTCGACCTTGGTAAGCGATTAATTACCCCCACCTGGAGTTTTTGCATGATGTGATGGATCCTCGTACGCGACATACCAAGCGACGAGGGATACACCATGATGAGCAAGACACAAGCACAGCGGATGCAGAAACAGCAGGAGTGGCGCGAGCACCTGCGGCGGCAGGAGACGAGCGGGCAGACGATTGCAGACTATGCGAAGAGCGCGGGCATCAGTGCCGATGCCTTGTACTATTGGCGGGGGCGCTTTGCGCGCGAGGAGCGGATGAAGAATGCCCCGGCGACCTTGACGCCGGTGCGGGTGGTCGACACGGTGCGAGCAGTGGCGGCGGTGCGGGTGCAGCGTAAGCGTCCAGCCGTCCCACCTGTTTTTATAGTTACCCTTGCGCCACCCTGTGGTTTTCACAGGAGAGCGGCACATGAATATGAAATCGTTGGAGGCAAGTCGCCACTACTGGCAGCAGCACGTCGCGGCCTGGCGGTGTAGTGGCCTGAAGCAGATTGATTATTGCAGGCAGCATGGACTGGTGCCGAAGCAGCTTCGCTACCGGATCGCCAAAGACCGTCGAAACGACGTTTGCGTGAGCGGCACGGATGCGGTCACGCTGGTGCCCGTGCAGATCGAGGAGGTCAACGGTGCTGGGTTGGTGTTGCAGAACGCGGGGGGGTGGCAGCTCACGCTGCCGTCCGGTGTTTCGGCAAGCTGGCTGGCAACCTTGCTGCGGGGCTTGTCATGATTGCGCAGCCGCATACGATCTGGGTGGCGGTCGCGCCGATGGACATGCGGGTGGGCATCGATGGTCTGTCGCTGCGGGTGCAGCAGGCGCTGGGCAAGGCCCCCTGCGATGGCTCGGCCTATGTGTTTCGTAACCGTCGCGGTGATCGGCTCAAGGTGTTGCTGTGGGATGGCAATGGCGTGTGGTTGTGCCAGCGCCGGTTGCATCGGGGGCGCTTCGTCTGGCCGCAGGCGGACAGTCCGGTCTGGTCATTGGAACTTGCCCAATGGCAGTGGCTGATTGCTGGTGTCGACTGGCA
Proteins encoded in this window:
- a CDS encoding IS66 family insertion sequence element accessory protein TnpB; translated protein: MNMKSLEASRHYWQQHVAAWRCSGLKQIDYCRQHGLVPKQLRYRIAKDRRNDVCVSGTDAVTLVPVQIEEVNGAGLVLQNAGGWQLTLPSGVSASWLATLLRGLS
- the tnpB gene encoding IS66 family insertion sequence element accessory protein TnpB (TnpB, as the term is used for proteins encoded by IS66 family insertion elements, is considered an accessory protein, since TnpC, encoded by a neighboring gene, is a DDE family transposase.) produces the protein MIAQPHTIWVAVAPMDMRVGIDGLSLRVQQALGKAPCDGSAYVFRNRRGDRLKVLLWDGNGVWLCQRRLHRGRFVWPQADSPVWSLELAQWQWLIAGVDWQRMSAQPAADWRL